A region from the Polaribacter sp. Hel1_33_78 genome encodes:
- a CDS encoding sodium:solute symporter family protein → MITLSTLDYVLIFTFFAITLSIGVYVSKKSGKNSTEFFLSGRTMPWWLLGISMVATTFSTDTPNFVTDIVRKDGVSANWMWWAFLITGLLTVFVYAKLWRKSNVNTDIEFYELRYGGKPAKFLRVFRALYLGLLFNVFAMAGVTLAAIKIGSIMLGLQPWETIVYAGSVTVIFSALGGFKGVIYTDFILFFVAMAGAIGAAIYLVNLPEIGGIQALITHENVVNKLSILPDFNNTEAIITLLIIPLAVQWWSSWYPGAEPGGGGYIAQRMLAAKDENHAIGATFFFNIMHYALRPWPWILVALASLIIFPDVASIREAFPNIPQDKLGHDLAYSAMLTKLPSGLLGLVLASLIAAYMSTISTHLNWGSSYMVNDFYKQQIKKNASEKELVLVGRISTIALMIFSALFALYLQNAKQLFDIIIMFGAGTGLIFILRWFWWRINAWSEISAMIVSGIVSLLFSSEAISTALFGNEGMMPNWAKFPMVVFITTVVWLLVTFITKPEKAKVLQSFYEKTQPGGPGWSKIIQEALKENIILKEKENPWSVPSGILAMLLGCVLIYSCLFTTGYWIYGAYKIAMVTSILAAVSGLLLVKVWKKIRVDIL, encoded by the coding sequence ATGATAACATTAAGTACTTTAGATTATGTGTTAATTTTCACTTTTTTTGCAATTACATTATCAATAGGAGTCTATGTATCCAAAAAATCAGGAAAAAACTCAACTGAGTTTTTCCTTTCAGGAAGAACTATGCCTTGGTGGTTGTTAGGTATTTCTATGGTTGCCACAACTTTCTCCACAGACACGCCAAATTTTGTAACAGATATTGTAAGAAAAGATGGTGTTTCTGCAAACTGGATGTGGTGGGCTTTTTTAATTACAGGTTTACTAACTGTTTTTGTTTATGCAAAATTATGGAGAAAATCAAATGTAAATACAGATATTGAATTTTATGAATTGCGTTATGGCGGAAAACCAGCAAAATTTTTAAGAGTCTTTAGAGCCCTATACTTGGGCTTATTATTCAATGTTTTTGCCATGGCGGGTGTTACGTTAGCAGCTATAAAAATCGGTAGTATCATGCTAGGTTTACAACCCTGGGAAACCATTGTATACGCAGGTTCTGTTACTGTTATTTTTAGCGCTTTAGGTGGTTTTAAAGGTGTTATTTATACAGATTTTATATTATTTTTTGTTGCGATGGCAGGTGCTATTGGTGCCGCGATTTACTTAGTAAACCTGCCAGAAATTGGAGGAATACAAGCTTTAATTACGCATGAAAATGTTGTGAACAAATTATCAATTTTACCAGATTTTAATAATACTGAAGCCATTATTACCCTTTTGATTATTCCTTTAGCGGTGCAATGGTGGAGCTCTTGGTATCCAGGTGCAGAGCCTGGTGGCGGAGGATATATTGCCCAAAGAATGTTAGCGGCAAAGGATGAAAACCATGCAATTGGGGCTACTTTTTTCTTCAATATTATGCATTATGCTTTGCGTCCTTGGCCATGGATTTTAGTGGCTTTGGCCTCCTTAATTATTTTTCCGGATGTAGCCAGCATCCGAGAAGCTTTCCCGAATATCCCTCAAGATAAATTAGGTCATGATTTAGCGTACTCTGCAATGTTAACAAAGTTACCTAGTGGCCTTTTAGGATTGGTATTAGCCTCCTTAATTGCAGCCTATATGTCTACAATTTCTACACATTTAAACTGGGGTTCATCCTATATGGTAAATGATTTTTATAAGCAACAAATTAAAAAAAATGCTTCAGAAAAAGAATTGGTTTTAGTGGGTAGAATTTCAACCATAGCATTAATGATTTTTAGCGCACTATTTGCTTTGTATCTTCAAAATGCAAAACAACTTTTTGACATCATTATCATGTTCGGTGCAGGAACAGGACTTATCTTTATTTTAAGATGGTTTTGGTGGCGTATTAATGCTTGGAGTGAAATTTCTGCAATGATTGTTTCTGGAATTGTTTCATTATTATTTTCTTCAGAAGCCATTAGTACTGCTCTTTTTGGCAATGAAGGTATGATGCCAAATTGGGCAAAATTTCCAATGGTTGTATTCATAACAACCGTAGTTTGGCTGCTTGTTACTTTTATAACGAAACCCGAAAAAGCAAAAGTTTTACAATCTTTTTATGAGAAAACCCAACCTGGTGGACCGGGATGGTCAAAAATTATTCAGGAAGCATTAAAAGAAAATATTATACTGAAAGAAAAAGAAAATCCATGGAGTGTTCCTTCTGGCATATTAGCAATGCTTTTAGGATGTGTATTAATTTATAGTTGTCTTTTTACAACCGGATACTGGATTTACGGAGCATATAAAATTGCTATGGTCACATCTATTTTAGCTGCTGTTTCAGGTCTATTATTGGTGAAGGTTTGGAAAAAAATAAGAGTAGATATTTTATAA
- a CDS encoding DUF5655 domain-containing protein gives MEKALKTMIENMPEKTGKLLEEWKIILKEKAFKKHSEGVNYLKTTHEVTHGFANTIVTLSKEKDNATRDLLKNQYLGKENLLPIYMALITYIESLGNDVTITPKKGSVSVLRKRQFILIKPATKTRIDLGLKLKEKPTTERLENSGPFGTMCTHRVRISELMDINEELKKWIKEAYEKSI, from the coding sequence ATGGAGAAAGCACTCAAAACAATGATTGAAAATATGCCCGAAAAAACGGGAAAATTATTAGAGGAATGGAAAATAATCTTAAAAGAAAAAGCTTTTAAAAAACATTCAGAAGGCGTCAATTACTTAAAAACAACGCATGAAGTTACACACGGATTCGCAAATACGATTGTAACACTCTCCAAAGAAAAAGATAATGCTACCCGAGACCTTCTTAAAAATCAGTACTTGGGGAAAGAAAATTTATTACCGATATACATGGCACTGATCACCTATATCGAATCATTAGGGAATGATGTAACGATAACACCCAAAAAAGGAAGTGTAAGTGTCCTTCGGAAGCGACAATTTATTTTGATCAAACCAGCAACTAAAACAAGAATTGATTTAGGTCTAAAGTTAAAAGAGAAACCTACTACAGAAAGGCTCGAAAACTCTGGTCCTTTTGGAACAATGTGCACACATCGCGTAAGAATATCAGAATTGATGGACATCAACGAAGAATTAAAAAAATGGATAAAAGAGGCCTACGAAAAATCCATATAA
- the rluF gene encoding 23S rRNA pseudouridine(2604) synthase RluF, which translates to MENTNQQSINLNKYISSSGVCSRREAEKFINEGRVTINGKPTQLGNRVAKNDVVKLDGRLVVPKNSTLYIALNKPIGIVSTTDEREPNNIVKHVNYPERLFPIGRLDKPSEGLIFLTNDGDIVNKILRAGNNHEKEYFVTVNKSITDDFLVGMGNGIPILGTVTKKCFVEKVSDKIFKIILTQGLNRQIRRMCEYLDYEVTKLKRTRIMNVDLGYLQAGDWRELTDEEMKEINKMISSSSKTEEASLVKEKPKQAKPKRNKAPAKTDFNKKSASFRKSSAKSKRNTGSFSSKKKRY; encoded by the coding sequence TTGGAAAACACAAACCAACAATCCATAAACCTAAATAAATATATAAGTTCTTCAGGTGTTTGCTCTCGTAGAGAAGCTGAAAAATTTATAAATGAGGGTAGGGTTACGATCAATGGAAAACCAACTCAATTAGGAAATAGAGTCGCTAAAAACGATGTTGTAAAATTAGATGGGCGATTGGTAGTGCCCAAAAACAGCACCCTATATATTGCTTTAAATAAACCTATTGGTATCGTCTCCACGACAGACGAAAGAGAACCCAATAACATTGTAAAGCATGTAAATTACCCAGAAAGATTATTTCCAATTGGTCGTTTAGACAAACCTTCGGAAGGTTTAATTTTTTTAACAAACGACGGGGATATTGTCAACAAAATTTTGAGGGCTGGAAACAATCATGAGAAAGAATATTTTGTTACTGTAAATAAATCGATTACAGACGATTTTTTGGTAGGCATGGGAAATGGAATTCCGATTTTAGGAACAGTTACTAAAAAATGTTTTGTAGAAAAAGTAAGTGATAAAATCTTTAAAATTATTTTAACACAAGGTTTAAATCGACAAATTCGTAGAATGTGCGAATATTTAGACTATGAAGTGACCAAGCTAAAGCGAACCAGAATTATGAATGTTGATCTCGGCTATTTACAAGCTGGAGATTGGCGAGAATTAACGGACGAGGAGATGAAAGAAATCAATAAAATGATTTCTAGCTCTTCAAAAACGGAAGAAGCATCTTTAGTTAAGGAGAAACCAAAACAAGCAAAACCGAAAAGAAATAAAGCACCTGCAAAAACCGATTTCAACAAAAAAAGTGCCTCATTTAGAAAATCGTCAGCAAAAAGTAAAAGAAACACTGGCAGTTTTTCTTCGAAAAAGAAAAGGTATTAA
- a CDS encoding family 16 glycosylhydrolase, with protein sequence MKKIIIGLLMLLLFAITISCDNDTASNESEEVTTVYEGWTLEWSDEFNATEINTNNWTYELGDGTDYGLPVGWGNNEKQIYLQRSENVSIVKDGEVSALAITALEDATGGYTSAKLTTQNLFSARFGRVEVRAKMPKGQGLLPAIWMLGDNKDQISWPGCGEIDIAEVVGNEPSKFYSTLHYTSAENKHAEKQGSTVLPDGDFSDAYHIFTLDWTPESVTFSLDGQKRYMFLIENDMKEFLRSAYLILNVAVGGNWPGETDETTLFPQTMYTDYIRVYSKDGFQAPEAPVLDIEEETVGQIIEVGIADNAIQDTFTSLGGLSVIAYGPGAPDISSSATAINGDKSLVYDFSGGDWGGAYLLLDTPTDISAFNQIKFSLNKPDTFVNAEIKLEAGATNALVFLKDYSGIELTNGFVEYTIPLADFVGLELSGLTVPFSIWNPQDANDAFVEITVLIDNIYFAM encoded by the coding sequence ATGAAAAAAATAATAATCGGTTTATTAATGCTTCTGCTTTTCGCAATAACGATATCATGTGATAATGATACTGCTTCAAATGAATCAGAAGAGGTTACAACAGTATATGAAGGTTGGACCTTGGAATGGAGTGATGAGTTTAATGCTACGGAAATAAATACGAATAATTGGACGTATGAACTTGGTGACGGAACGGATTATGGTTTGCCAGTCGGTTGGGGGAATAATGAAAAACAAATTTACTTACAGCGGTCTGAAAATGTAAGTATCGTTAAGGATGGGGAAGTATCAGCTCTGGCTATTACAGCATTGGAGGATGCTACTGGTGGCTATACTTCAGCAAAACTTACTACACAAAATCTTTTTAGTGCACGTTTTGGGCGTGTCGAAGTAAGAGCCAAAATGCCGAAAGGTCAAGGTTTACTTCCTGCCATTTGGATGCTAGGAGATAATAAAGACCAGATTAGCTGGCCAGGATGTGGCGAAATAGATATTGCTGAAGTAGTAGGTAATGAACCTTCAAAATTTTATTCAACGCTTCATTATACCAGTGCTGAAAATAAGCATGCAGAAAAGCAGGGTTCTACTGTTTTGCCAGATGGCGATTTTAGTGATGCATACCATATTTTTACACTAGACTGGACACCTGAGTCAGTAACATTTAGTTTAGATGGTCAAAAACGGTATATGTTTTTGATAGAAAACGATATGAAAGAATTTCTTAGAAGTGCTTATTTAATTTTAAATGTTGCTGTAGGAGGGAACTGGCCAGGTGAGACTGATGAGACAACCCTATTTCCTCAAACAATGTATACCGATTATATTAGAGTATATTCTAAGGACGGCTTTCAAGCACCAGAGGCGCCTGTATTAGATATTGAAGAGGAAACTGTTGGGCAAATAATTGAAGTTGGCATTGCGGATAATGCGATTCAAGATACATTTACCAGTCTTGGAGGTTTATCGGTGATTGCTTATGGACCTGGGGCACCAGACATATCATCTTCTGCAACCGCAATTAATGGCGATAAAAGTTTAGTATATGATTTTTCCGGTGGTGATTGGGGTGGTGCTTATCTTCTCTTGGATACTCCCACTGATATCAGTGCTTTCAATCAAATTAAATTTTCGTTGAATAAACCAGATACTTTCGTAAATGCTGAGATAAAATTGGAAGCAGGTGCAACAAATGCTCTTGTATTTTTAAAAGATTATTCTGGGATTGAACTTACGAATGGTTTTGTAGAATATACTATTCCATTAGCAGATTTTGTTGGCTTGGAACTAAGTGGATTAACAGTGCCATTTTCTATATGGAATCCTCAGGATGCTAACGATGCTTTTGTGGAAATAACAGTGCTGATAGATAACATCTACTTTGCGATGTAA
- a CDS encoding alpha-ketoglutarate-dependent dioxygenase AlkB, with translation MDLFNSEIITNILPFDGITNYHGIILDKEKCTFYYNQLLKTIQFKNDEAMLFGKKIITKRKVAWYGASEFSYTYSKVTKTATIFTKELLELKAIVEKESGETYNSCLLNLYHSGEEGMAYHADGEKMLKKNGAIASLSLGAERKFSFKHKANKQRIDVILENGSLLVMKKGTQTNWLHRLPPTKKVNSPRINLTFRTIEL, from the coding sequence ATGGATTTATTTAACTCAGAAATCATTACAAATATTTTACCGTTCGACGGTATTACAAATTATCATGGAATAATTTTAGATAAGGAAAAATGTACTTTTTACTATAATCAATTACTGAAAACCATTCAATTTAAGAATGATGAAGCAATGCTATTTGGCAAAAAAATCATTACCAAACGAAAAGTGGCTTGGTATGGCGCATCAGAATTCTCTTATACGTATTCTAAAGTGACAAAAACGGCTACTATTTTTACAAAAGAACTGCTCGAGTTGAAAGCAATAGTGGAAAAAGAAAGTGGTGAAACCTATAATTCTTGTTTGTTAAATTTATACCATTCTGGGGAAGAGGGTATGGCCTATCACGCTGATGGAGAAAAAATGTTAAAGAAAAATGGCGCAATAGCCTCTTTGTCTTTGGGCGCTGAGCGTAAATTTTCTTTTAAACATAAAGCGAATAAGCAGCGTATAGATGTAATTTTAGAAAATGGAAGTTTATTGGTGATGAAAAAAGGAACTCAAACAAATTGGCTTCATAGATTACCGCCAACAAAAAAAGTAAACTCACCCAGAATTAATTTAACTTTTAGAACTATAGAATTATAA
- a CDS encoding sodium:proton antiporter, producing MYIHIALLASFVLIYNLFAEKIEKTAINGPLLYLIFGIAIGPLFLNVFDIQIEYESYMTLAELALALVLFTDASNANISVLKKNIKIPSKLLLIGLPITILFGYLAGVAIFDGFGWIELAILATALAPTDAALGKSVATNPKVPSKIRESLNVESGLNDGICVPILLLFMALFSSSTRGSIDFEFSLSLFLKQIGYGVLIGGLITFVGAKLITYSTSKNWINGPRKAVIILGLSFTCFALAQWAGGSGFIACFSGGLLYGAMHMNKNEELVEAAEGLGDTLGMITWIIFGSAFVSEYIYDFSIEVVFYAILSLTFVRMVPVFLVLFKSGFSPSEKLFSGWFGPRGLASIVFAVMILDLELPHEGTIILTMMCTVFLSVVLHGITAKPFISLLTKKRK from the coding sequence ATGTACATCCATATAGCGTTATTGGCTTCATTCGTATTAATTTATAATTTATTTGCTGAAAAAATTGAAAAAACAGCTATTAATGGCCCTTTATTATATTTGATTTTTGGCATTGCAATTGGCCCCTTGTTTTTGAATGTTTTTGATATTCAGATAGAATATGAAAGTTATATGACACTTGCTGAATTAGCACTTGCTCTTGTCTTATTTACAGATGCCTCTAATGCAAACATCAGTGTTTTAAAAAAGAACATTAAAATTCCTTCGAAATTATTATTGATAGGGCTGCCCATAACCATCTTATTTGGCTATTTGGCAGGTGTTGCAATTTTTGATGGTTTTGGGTGGATTGAATTGGCAATTTTAGCCACTGCACTCGCCCCAACAGACGCAGCTTTAGGAAAATCTGTAGCAACCAATCCTAAAGTTCCTTCAAAAATTAGAGAATCTTTAAATGTAGAAAGTGGATTGAACGATGGAATTTGTGTACCTATATTGCTATTGTTTATGGCACTATTTTCTTCATCAACTAGAGGAAGTATTGATTTTGAGTTTAGTTTAAGTTTATTTTTAAAGCAAATTGGTTATGGTGTTCTTATTGGTGGTCTAATTACTTTTGTAGGAGCAAAATTAATTACCTATAGCACCTCAAAAAACTGGATAAATGGACCTAGAAAAGCCGTTATAATTTTAGGGCTATCGTTTACTTGTTTCGCCTTAGCCCAATGGGCTGGTGGAAGCGGTTTTATCGCTTGTTTTTCGGGAGGCTTACTCTATGGCGCCATGCATATGAATAAAAATGAAGAATTGGTGGAAGCTGCAGAAGGTTTAGGCGATACTTTAGGTATGATCACTTGGATTATTTTTGGTTCAGCATTTGTTAGTGAATATATCTATGATTTTTCCATAGAAGTTGTTTTCTATGCTATTTTAAGTTTGACTTTTGTAAGAATGGTACCCGTATTTTTGGTGTTATTTAAATCTGGTTTTAGTCCTTCCGAAAAATTATTTTCAGGATGGTTTGGACCAAGAGGATTGGCAAGTATTGTATTTGCAGTTATGATATTAGATCTAGAATTGCCGCATGAAGGAACCATCATTTTAACGATGATGTGCACCGTTTTTCTGAGTGTTGTTTTACATGGAATTACAGCAAAACCATTTATTTCATTATTGACAAAAAAAAGAAAATAA
- a CDS encoding formylglycine-generating enzyme family protein, which produces MMRAFLQPILLLFVFFIACKKESKSTSTQQTETPKGMVWVVGKTFLQGAKASDAFAMPREKPGHKVTVDGFFIDSTEVTNAQFKIFVAATAYVTIAERAIDWEELKKQLPQGTPKPHDSILQPGSLIFNKNVNAVVNMNNYQQWWTWKIGANWQHPEGPASSIEGKDAFPVIHIAYEDALAYCKWAKRRLPTEAEWESAAQGNNASTIFTWGNDPAILTANANTWQGTFPVKNESTDGFELIAAVKSYPPNSIGLHDMLGNVWEITSDLFNVNHYQELDLSEEIRNPTGAKTSYSPSNPYQVEHVIKGGSFLCHVSYCASFRISAKMGVSIDSGSDHVGFRTVATPAMLLEK; this is translated from the coding sequence ATGATGCGCGCGTTTCTACAACCTATACTACTTCTTTTTGTGTTTTTTATAGCCTGTAAAAAGGAATCAAAATCCACAAGTACCCAGCAAACCGAAACTCCGAAAGGCATGGTTTGGGTAGTCGGAAAAACATTTTTACAAGGTGCAAAGGCGTCAGATGCCTTTGCGATGCCAAGAGAAAAGCCTGGGCATAAAGTTACTGTGGATGGATTTTTTATAGATAGTACCGAAGTAACAAATGCACAATTTAAAATTTTTGTTGCAGCTACAGCATATGTAACCATTGCTGAACGAGCTATAGACTGGGAAGAATTAAAAAAACAATTACCGCAAGGCACGCCTAAACCACATGATTCTATTTTACAACCTGGTAGTTTAATCTTTAACAAAAATGTAAATGCGGTGGTAAACATGAATAATTACCAACAGTGGTGGACCTGGAAAATTGGTGCAAACTGGCAACATCCAGAAGGGCCAGCATCTTCCATTGAAGGCAAGGATGCTTTTCCGGTTATACACATTGCTTATGAAGATGCGTTGGCATATTGCAAATGGGCAAAAAGGAGGCTGCCAACGGAAGCAGAATGGGAATCTGCAGCACAAGGAAATAATGCATCAACCATTTTTACATGGGGCAATGATCCAGCAATATTAACTGCAAATGCTAACACTTGGCAAGGCACTTTTCCGGTGAAGAATGAAAGCACAGACGGTTTTGAGTTGATTGCTGCTGTAAAATCATATCCGCCAAATAGTATTGGTTTACACGATATGTTGGGTAATGTTTGGGAAATTACGAGTGATTTATTTAATGTGAACCATTACCAAGAGTTAGATTTATCTGAAGAAATAAGAAATCCAACAGGAGCAAAAACATCTTACAGTCCCAGCAATCCGTATCAAGTAGAGCATGTTATAAAAGGCGGATCTTTTTTATGTCATGTATCCTACTGTGCAAGTTTTAGGATTTCTGCTAAAATGGGCGTAAGTATCGATTCAGGCTCTGATCATGTCGGGTTTAGAACTGTTGCCACACCAGCGATGCTCTTGGAAAAGTAA
- a CDS encoding sugar phosphate nucleotidyltransferase, whose translation MHDNLIILAGGMSSRMKKPATSDKVSKEEEEEANIKSKSLIRVGHEGRPLMDYLLYNAKKAGYKNIYLVINEKNSLFKEFYGVRSTQNNFKNLTISYAIQYIPENRTKPLGTADAVFQAVEQFPELQTQQFTVCNSDNFYSEKAFKKLSETSTLNAFISYDRDALEFSLEKILSFAIVNLDTENYLKNIIEKPSLETANTSKDDFGKIRVSMNIFKLDGNMIYPYLKNCPTHATRKEKELPTAILNMAKENAKAVQGIPISEHVPDLTSKEDIVILKEYLKKHFPNKLNW comes from the coding sequence ATGCATGATAACTTAATTATTCTGGCTGGCGGAATGTCTTCTAGAATGAAAAAACCTGCAACTTCAGACAAAGTGAGTAAAGAAGAGGAAGAGGAAGCAAATATTAAAAGTAAAAGTTTAATTCGTGTCGGTCATGAAGGCAGGCCTTTAATGGATTACCTTTTATACAATGCAAAAAAAGCAGGTTATAAAAACATCTACCTTGTTATCAATGAAAAAAATAGTTTATTCAAAGAATTTTATGGAGTACGTAGTACCCAAAATAATTTTAAGAATTTAACCATTTCTTATGCCATACAATACATTCCAGAAAACAGGACGAAACCTTTGGGTACTGCAGACGCTGTTTTTCAGGCAGTTGAACAGTTTCCTGAATTACAAACTCAACAATTTACAGTGTGTAATAGTGATAATTTTTATTCAGAAAAAGCATTCAAAAAGTTAAGTGAAACGAGCACTTTAAATGCATTTATAAGCTACGACAGAGATGCATTAGAATTCTCATTAGAAAAAATTTTAAGTTTTGCCATTGTTAATCTGGATACTGAAAATTATCTTAAAAATATTATTGAAAAACCATCCTTAGAAACTGCCAACACGAGCAAAGATGACTTTGGTAAAATAAGAGTGAGTATGAATATTTTTAAATTGGATGGAAACATGATTTATCCTTATTTAAAGAACTGCCCAACGCACGCAACAAGAAAAGAAAAAGAATTACCAACAGCTATTTTAAATATGGCAAAAGAAAATGCTAAAGCGGTGCAAGGGATTCCTATTTCTGAACATGTGCCAGATTTAACTTCAAAAGAGGATATTGTCATTTTAAAAGAATATCTAAAAAAGCATTTTCCAAATAAGTTAAACTGGTAA
- a CDS encoding NAD-dependent epimerase/dehydratase family protein yields the protein MQVILGANGIIGEELAKELRANYTNDIKLVGRNPKKVHAEDILSTGDLLKYEDVHKALENAEIAYITAGLPYRSEVWLQDWPKIMQNVIAGCIAHNCKLVYFDNTYAYPQDSILQTESTHLKSKGKKGKAKRMTAKILLKAIKEKKLHAVICRAPEFYGPGKTKGITNTLIFEKLKAYKKPKIFLKDTVVRTLIYTSDASRAMALIGNTPDTYGQTWHLPCDDNRLTYKGILAEISIQLDRTIPYKVLNSLVLKLASFFNKDIKETEELLPRYAIDNIFDSSKFKNRFPDFKVTSYQQGIRNIIDDYALK from the coding sequence ATGCAGGTAATTCTAGGAGCGAACGGAATCATAGGAGAAGAATTGGCAAAAGAATTAAGAGCGAATTATACGAATGACATAAAGTTAGTTGGTCGAAATCCTAAAAAAGTGCATGCCGAAGACATCTTATCCACAGGCGATTTACTCAAATACGAAGATGTCCATAAGGCATTAGAAAACGCTGAAATTGCATACATAACCGCTGGACTTCCTTATAGATCGGAAGTTTGGCTGCAAGATTGGCCTAAAATTATGCAAAATGTCATAGCAGGTTGTATTGCCCATAATTGTAAACTAGTGTACTTTGATAATACCTATGCATACCCTCAAGATAGCATACTTCAAACAGAAAGCACCCATTTAAAATCGAAAGGAAAGAAAGGGAAAGCTAAAAGAATGACTGCTAAAATCTTATTGAAAGCCATTAAAGAAAAAAAACTACATGCTGTCATTTGCAGAGCTCCTGAGTTTTACGGCCCAGGAAAAACGAAAGGGATTACAAATACGCTTATTTTCGAAAAGCTAAAAGCATATAAAAAACCAAAAATATTCCTAAAAGATACGGTCGTAAGAACTTTAATTTACACATCTGATGCTAGTAGGGCAATGGCATTGATTGGAAATACTCCAGATACGTATGGTCAAACTTGGCATCTTCCTTGCGATGATAATCGACTCACATACAAAGGAATATTAGCGGAAATCTCCATCCAATTAGACCGCACCATACCATATAAAGTATTAAATTCATTAGTATTAAAACTAGCTTCATTTTTTAATAAAGACATCAAAGAAACAGAAGAATTACTACCTCGTTATGCTATTGACAATATATTTGATTCCTCTAAGTTTAAGAATCGATTTCCAGATTTTAAAGTAACTTCCTATCAACAAGGAATTCGAAATATTATTGATGATTACGCTCTAAAATAA
- a CDS encoding helix-turn-helix domain-containing protein, producing MKKLAQELNVQSKHLSQVINENFDQNFCDYINSCRINAAIDQLKDPQQQQKTILEICYTIGFNSKSAFNDVFKKQTGRTPTAYRKSFQHKQ from the coding sequence ATTAAAAAACTAGCCCAAGAGCTCAATGTTCAGTCAAAACATCTTTCACAGGTTATTAATGAGAATTTTGATCAAAATTTCTGTGATTATATTAATTCTTGTAGAATTAATGCTGCAATAGACCAACTAAAAGATCCACAACAACAGCAGAAAACAATACTTGAAATTTGCTATACCATCGGTTTTAATTCAAAATCTGCATTTAATGATGTTTTTAAAAAACAAACGGGACGAACTCCAACAGCCTATCGAAAATCATTTCAGCACAAACAATGA
- a CDS encoding ion transporter, whose protein sequence is MNPKNEYKKLAMKKQKKILKETANLAYNLNVSTKEKIKQIIEGNDRKLSPIFDITIQVLIVFSIIIFSLGTLPNLTPLWQNIINYVDILFYSIFAIEYFLRIYVSDKRLKYIFSFFGIVDLLAILPFLFARQFDLRAIRALRVFRLTRVLKISRYDESLKTFAIAIKIIKPEITLFYIITSIFLFLSATGIYYFEHAVQPIEFASVFHSLWWAIITITTVGYGDVYPITIGGRIFTFAILLLSLAIITVPTGLIASALSKARNMEIEQKEKESKNKVD, encoded by the coding sequence ATGAACCCCAAAAATGAGTACAAGAAATTAGCCATGAAAAAGCAAAAAAAAATACTGAAAGAAACCGCAAATCTAGCCTATAATCTGAATGTAAGTACCAAAGAGAAAATAAAACAAATTATAGAAGGAAATGATCGAAAACTCAGTCCTATTTTCGATATAACAATTCAGGTTTTAATTGTTTTTTCCATAATAATATTCTCTCTGGGAACTTTGCCGAACTTAACGCCCCTATGGCAGAATATTATAAATTATGTGGATATTTTATTCTATTCCATATTTGCAATCGAATATTTTTTGAGAATATATGTTTCAGACAAAAGACTAAAATATATTTTTAGTTTTTTTGGCATCGTAGACCTTTTAGCCATTCTTCCATTTTTATTTGCAAGACAATTCGATTTGAGAGCAATTAGGGCACTTCGTGTATTTCGTCTTACGCGTGTTTTAAAAATTTCAAGATATGATGAATCTCTAAAAACGTTTGCAATTGCAATTAAAATTATTAAACCTGAAATAACATTATTTTATATTATCACCAGTATCTTTCTTTTCTTGTCGGCTACAGGAATTTACTATTTTGAGCATGCAGTTCAGCCCATTGAATTTGCATCCGTTTTTCATAGCTTATGGTGGGCAATTATAACCATAACAACAGTTGGTTATGGCGATGTATATCCCATAACAATTGGTGGCAGAATATTTACTTTTGCAATATTACTTTTAAGTTTGGCCATTATTACAGTACCTACCGGATTAATTGCAAGCGCTTTATCAAAGGCAAGAAATATGGAAATTGAACAAAAAGAAAAGGAATCAAAAAATAAAGTAGACTAA